One Pochonia chlamydosporia 170 chromosome 5, whole genome shotgun sequence DNA segment encodes these proteins:
- a CDS encoding saccharopine dehydrogenase (similar to Neosartorya fischeri NRRL 181 XP_001266934.1) yields MPQSALLLGSGFVATPCIEELSKAGVHVTVACRTLESAKKLAGSYANTKAVSLDVNNAEALEAAVAQHDVSISLVPYIYHANVIKAAIKAKKHVVTTSYVSPAMMELDAEAKAAGITVMNEIGLDPGIDHLYAVDFIDRTHKAGGKILSFKSFCGGLAAPENSDNPLGYKFSWSSRGVLLALKNNAKYLEDGKVMDVSGVDLMGTAKPYHTGFIGFNFVAYGNRDSTGYTERYHIPEAHTVVRGTLRYAGFPEFIKVLVDMGFLRDDEQDYLQQPIAWKEATKQLLGAKSSSEADLLASIAGKTNFKDEDHKARVVTGLKWLGVLSDKKITPRKNPLDTLCATLEEKMNFEEGERDLVFLQHKFEVENKDGTQNTVTSTLCEYAVQQVLNGTLSEKGILAPMTPQINNPLMKELKEKYGIECKEKILS; encoded by the exons ATGCCGCAATccgcccttcttctcggctctGGCTTCGTTGCCACACCCTGCATCGAAGAACTCTCCAAGGCCGGCGTTCACGTTACCGTCGCTTGCCGAACTCTCGAGTCTGCAAAGAAGCTCGCTGGCAGCTatgccaacaccaaggcCGTCAGCCTCGATGTAAACAACGCCGAAGCCCTCGAGGCCGCCGTCGCCCAGCACGATGTCTCCATTTCGCTGGTCCCCTACATCTACCACGCCAATGTCATCAAGGCCGCCATCAAGGCTAAGAAGCATGTTGTCACCACATCTTATGTTTCGCCtgccatgatggagctggacgccgaggccaaggccgCCGGTATTACCGTCATGAACGAGATTGGTCTTGACCCTGGTATCGACCATCTCTATGCCGTCGATTTCATTGACCGCACTCACAAGGCTGGAGGCAAGATCCTCTCCTTCAAGAGCTtctgtggtggtttggccgCACCAGAGA ACTCGGATAACCCTCTAG GATACAAGTTCAGCTGGAGCAGCCGTGGCGTCCTattggcgttgaagaacaACGCCAAGTATTTGGAAGACGGTAAGGTCATGGATGTTAGTGGCGTGGACCTGATGGGTACCGCAAAGCCCTACCACACTGGCTTCATTGGCTTCAACTTCGTCGCCTACGGAAACCGAGACAGCACCGGCTACACTGAAAG ATATCACATCCCCGAGGCTCACACCGTCGTCCGTGGCACCCTTCGTTATGCTGGTTTCCCCGAGTTCATCAAGGTGCTCGTCGATATGGGATTCCTCCGGGATGATGAGCAGGACTACCTTCAGCAGCCAATCGCTTGGAAGGAAGCCACCAAGCAACTGCTCGGCGCCAAATCATCTAGCGAGGCTGACCTGTTGGCTTCGATTGCCGGCAAGACAAACTTCAAGGACGAAGACCACAAGGCCCGAGTTGTGACCGGCCTCAAGTGGC TTGGCGTCCTGTCCGACAAGAAGATCACCCCCAGAAAGAACCCGTTGGACACATTGTGCGCTACCctcgaggagaagatgaaCTTTGAGGAAGGCGAGCGCGACTTGGTG TTCCTCCAACACAAGTTCGAGGTCGAGAACAAGGATGGCACCCAGAACACCGTCACTTCTACTCTCTGCGAATACG CTGTCCAGCAAGTTCTCAACGGAACCCTTTCAGAAAAGGGCATTCTCGCTCCCATGACTCCCCAGATTAACAACCCCTTGATGAAGGAACTCAAGGAGAAATACGG CATCGAATGCAAGGAGAAGATTCTCAGCTAA
- a CDS encoding ankyrin repeat-containing protein (similar to Talaromyces stipitatus ATCC 10500 XP_002486712.1), translated as MLSSIPGELLTSIVAYLDKRRDINALAQLDRRLYGTYNAFLYRFDAETPQCALDWAISQGQTGTARKALEAGAKVSLDALHKAASAGHVAIFTLLVETDDIHLNSEDEFGQTPFTIACRDGQTQIVQLLIDTYNVDVMRKDVQRQSPFFIACARGHLEIMKVLLKTGKVDTEAKNANLETPLAIAAKNGQTDAVKFLIGIYGIDLDARDRLRQTPLCQSISKNHRDVVEALLETKKVDLLRVNGFNQTALMAATVACHDDNGIVALLLNQYISPEATDVNGDTALTLAAKLNRGYVVKLFLDSGQVDCDRIDAHGRTFLDIAIVKGADKVVDEFIKAEKGDIHTMEGSDDYLKTAVSRVRLELTELLLRKTNLDPSLKYSDGSTILHKAVRTGNEAWVKMLLDSGKLDPDARDAHDRTPFSICAGYASPRGYEMARAFYDRRIKLDVNVRHKRGGLTPFAAACDNNDIVMIKWLLEEYAVDLNPRYYHGSTPLIRAVCFNRQDTALLLIHTPGVNLNSQDAEGRSPLAWAVTRGNAELVRALLSKGGVKTDVGDVYGRTPLARAVERGSLRIVEMLLETRNVDPTAADRWGRTPLSRALRCRHFAFEHRMKAYCHEMRYEIVKRANSVSF; from the coding sequence ATGCTTTCCAGCATCCCGGGCGAGCTGCTCACTTCAATTGTGGCATATTTGGATAAGCGACGTGACATTAATGCATTGGCGCAATTAGATCGACGACTCTACGGTACATACAATGCCTTTCTGTATAGATTTGATGCTGAAACACCTCAATGCGCGCTCGATTGGGCCATTTCTCAAGGCCAGACTGGGACAGCCAGAAAAGCTTTGGAAGCAGGCGCCAAAGTATCGCTCGATGCGCTACATAAAGCCGCCAGTGCAGGACATGTGGCGATTTTCACGCTATTAGTCGAAACTGATGATATCCATTTGAATTCCGAAGACGAGTTTGGCCAGACGCCCTTCACCATTGCTTGTCGAGATGGCCAAACGCAAATCGTACAACTCCTTATTGACACTTACAACGTTGACGTGATGCGAAAAGATGTTCAGCGCCAGTCGCCGTTTTTCATCGCCTGCGCAAGAGGTCACCTAGAAATCATGAAAGTGCTGCTCAAAACAGGGAAAGTCGACACAGAGGCGAAGAATGCGAATTTGGAAACACCTCTGGCAATTGCGGCCAAGAATGGCCAGACAGACGCTGTAAAGTTCTTAATTGGCATTTACGGTATTGATCTCGACGCGAGAGATAGGTTACGGCAAACACCGCTATGCCAAAGCATCTCCAAGAATCACAGAGACGTTGTGGAAGCGCTACTTGAAACTAAGAAGGTAGACCTACTACGAGTCAATGGTTTCAATCAAACGGCGCTTATGGCAGCCACTGTGGCGTGTCATGATGATAACGGCATCGTTGCGCTTCTACTAAATCAGTACATATCTCCCGAGGCGACAGATGTTAATGGCGATACAGCCCTTACTCTGGCAGCCAAACTCAACAGGGGCTATGTGGTCAAACTTTTCCTCGATTCGGGACAGGTAGACTGCGATCGCATAGATGCACATGGCAGAACATTCCTGGATATAGCCATAGTGAAAGGAGCAGACAAGGTGGTTGACGAATTTATCAAGGCTGAAAAAGGAGACATCCATACGATGGAAGGAAGCGACGATTATCTCAAGACGGCCGTCAGCAGAGTACGCCTCGAGCTCACAGAACTGCTTCTTCGCAAGACGAACCTGGACCCATCCCTGAAATACAGCGACGGCAGCACAATCCTTCACAAGGCCGTGCGCACGGGGAACGAGGCCTGGGTAAAGATGCTTCTTGATTCTGGAAAACTCGATCCAGATGCACGGGACGCACACGACCGCACACCATTTTCTATTTGTGCAGGATACGCATCACCCAGAGGGTATGAAATGGCACGGGCTTTTTACGACAGAAGGATCAAACTTGATGTTAATGTTAGACATAAACGCGGCGGCTTAACCCCATTTGCTGCAGCCTGCGATAACAACGACATTGTCATGATCAAATGGCTGCTTGAGGAGTACGCTGTTGACCTTAACCCCAGATACTACCATGGGTCTACGCCTCTCATTCGAGCAGTCTGTTTTAACAGACAGGATACCGCGCTTCTGTTAATACATACTCCAGGGGTAAACCTTAATTCGCAGGATGCAGAGGGCCGGTCACCACTAGCATGGGCTGTAACACGCGGTAATGCAGAGCTAGTCCGTGCTCTTCTCAGTAAAGGGGGGGTTAAAactgatgttggtgatgtaTACGGACGGACACCGCTGGCGAGAGCGGTAGAAAGAGGGTCCTTGCGAATTGTCGAGATGCTGCTGGAGACGAGGAATGTTGATCCCACGGCAGCTGATAGATGGGGACGAACCCCATTATCGAGAGCGTTAAGATGTAGGCATTTTGCGTTTGAGCACAGGATGAAAGCATACTGTCATGAGATGCGATATGAAATTGTAAAGAGAGCGAATAGCGTTTCCTTTTAG